From Hirundo rustica isolate bHirRus1 chromosome W, bHirRus1.pri.v3, whole genome shotgun sequence:
CCTAGTAATGAGAAATAATATGTCTTGGGAAGAGGCTTCACTcgggaaaaaaaatgaagttaataAAAGTGTCTGTACCACATCAATTCTTGTTTTGCTATCAGTTTAATGACAGTTATCTGAATCTAATTTTTGAAACTCAGAATTCCACTTGTGCTTCTTAGAGGAAACAAAAGGTGAGGACTGCATGCCAATGAGCACTgtaaatttaaagcaaaatacttCTACATGTTAATGtaactgagaaactgaaattttctttgaaaagagcaatgaaaaatttctgtgcAAAGCCGCAATTTCATTTGGGAAGTGCTACTTTCATCAAGGTTTTATAAATTTCCACttgagaaaaaacccttttggaTTGGATAAAACCCACATTTAATTCTGGGATTACTAACCCAAATTCCATATGTCATTTACAGAAGGTTCATATTGCCCTCTGCTCTCTGTTGGCAAGGCCTCAGCTGTTTACTATGTCCTATTTTGACCACTTCActtaaaaaccagaaagaacacaaatcacacacaaaatcccctaaaaacagaaaaagcagagaaactaGAGGAAATTCTGAGAACAAGAATTATGTCAGAGATAGAAAGCCTGCTTTGAAAGACAAGGTTATAGTGGGGAAGAGAATGTCAAAAACCCTGATAACTTTTCCATATGTAGTAGGTCAATATAAAGAGGTTACTGACCATTTATTCACTATGGCTGCAATGAGGACAggacaaagagaagaaataaatcagaCATGGATAATTCATATCACAGGGTAAATTAACCAGACTTCCTGCAAGGGTTGTAGAAGAGTAACCAGTCATACCTACTGTAATTCTGAGTGTCTTTAGTCTAAATTCAGGGCCTGCTTAAGACCAAAGCTTGAATCAAAATGGATCCTTTATGCCAAGATAAAAAAGGAGCTCTGAGAGAAACTCATTCTTCTCTTGTGCACCCTGCATGCATTGTGGGACTACAGAGGGGATCTCAATATCTACTGGTGTGAAAGGTGTGAAAACAATTAAacactgaagtgaaaaaaagatCAGACTGGGGTTTGTGCCTTGCTTAACGCCATCAGTAAACCCTGAACAGTATCAGCAGAAGAGTCCACAACTTTCTAAGCTCCCTATCCATGTGTGAGTTATCATTACTTCCCAACTCCTACCTTGGTGACAGTTTCCTTGTCTGCCCACCGTGACCTCACAGCCTCATAGGTCTGATGACTTGCACAAAGTAACTTTTTCCCTGTTACCtgtttttttttagaaagacaTAATTTaacaacagcttttaaaatacaaagacaGACTACTCAAATGAAATTAATCATGTCTGCATGAGAACATGCCTGATCCCATACTAAGGCATCTACTTTTCAAGATCTAGTGCATATTTCCCTTACATCAAGAAAATTGTAAATAATGTTTAAATTGGTATTAGTAATCCACAGGAAACATTTCCATGCTAAATCCACCTACTCCAAATGAAATCAAAGCCTGATCAGCAAACAGTGTGCTGGCATTGTTGGCACAATAGATGGAGCACCAGGTTAAAAGATCCAAACTTGTCCCACTATGGTGGAAATGACCACAGATAAAACCAGAAACTTACCTGAGCAATGACCACTGACTGAGCTGGGTAACAAACAGAATATCCTACAGCAGTAAGTCCCAATGGATGAGCAATTTTCTTAAATCTAGAACCTGTACAAAGCCAAATACTTTGAATAAttagagaaaaatgaaacacaaactAAGTAGTTGTAGCAATTAAATGCAGGAGACATTGAtattctgaaagagaaataacCCCAAACTAGGTTTTCTAATATTATGAAGAATGAGAAGAAGAATGGTATCATTAGTCTGTCTAGTTCTGCTCTATCAGCTCTCAGCCAGCTTCCAACAGCAATCAATAATGTCCCTTCATTTACCAGGATGATTTATTTCAGTTGCACAGGCTTTTGCCAATGTTTCAGAAGAGTATTCTGACCACTAGAACTGTTACATGCTCCATACCCCACAGACCAAtaatgaaaacaagcaaactcTACCTTTTCTTGCCAGCACTACACCAGCCAGGCCTGACACCGTAATTACAGCGGCTTTGGGAAGAAAttcggggtggggggggggttgttcgGGTAAACATAAGCATCtaagaattggaaaaaaaaaagacaaaaacaagcAGGGCAATTCAGTATcagtcattttattttatttcccactTAAGAGATAAAGGTGaaaaaatttgattttactgagaGTTTATATAGATGAAATGAGACAGATGTGTGACTTGCCTACCTTTTCCAAACTGAACTGAATCCATTATTCCATTTTTAACAAAGACATAGGCACTCtacaaggagagaaaaaaaaaaatcagaaagtaaaATCTCAGCAAAAGTAGCTGTTCACATATATCTCAGCACAATGAGACAAAGAAATACTGtgtaactttaaaaaacccaaactagaTCAGTGACATTCTAGAAAGGCTGTGCAGAGATCTATCATCTTTGTGataaacatatttatatttttaaaacttacattgacaattaatgaaaaaaaaatctcactaaTGTAAGTTCACTTTCAAAATTGACATCTCAAGAACTGTAGAGTAGGAAAACACCCGGACGCCAACTGTATAAGAAAATTCAATTATAAAATACACTCTTCTCTTCCCTAGAGACTTTCCCAGGAAAACTGAAAGAGCAACACCAAATTTGTATCACCAGAGGTCACTGCTACTCAGTGTCAGGAACTCAGAATGATTAATGGCATGAAAAAGTTTGGTACAGATTGATAACAAGAGTATTTCGGTCATGCAGTCACTGACAACATTTTCACAGACCAATGGAATCAcaatttacagaaaatacattttgaagacattttaattttttttttcaactattAGGGTCtacatttttttgcaaaaagcaaaacacaagaACAAAATCTCCTCCTGCCAACAGCCAGGGTGAAGCTGCTGTTTCCCAGCAGGTCCAAAAGCAGTGACAGGCACCACAGTTCCCTCTCCACCTGGAACATGCAGCAACAGAGCTGGAAGGTGTTTCTGATGACTCATGAGGAACAGCCTGCTGCAACAGATAATGGGATGCattctgtttgtcttttttttgtcaGGTACTGCCCTCTGGAAGCAGCTCTTTCTCGGTGGACTGCACCTGGAATTTCAGACTCCAAAACACCCTCAAGTTCCGCCAGCAAGAATTTACCGACATAACTCCTGCTGTAGAAGGAGGGCTCATTTTTCCATCCAAAATTATCTTATGCTAAGACaaagaactgtaaaaaaaaccctccagggGGAAGTAACCTGTTTTttcagtggtttagtgtagcGTTGAGAGGAACTGCAGGAAACATTGGGTGCAGTCACCCCTTACCTGGCACCACCCAAAATAGCGGCTGGTCGTCCTTCGCACTGccgagagctgctgctgcaggagcccaggctgctcctcgATGTACTTGGACTTCAGAGGGGGTGCACTGTAAATGGGGAGCTGCAAACAAAGGCACAGCTGaacagcaggggcagagctctCTGTTCGCATTAGCTGCTGCATTTGAAGGGAGTTTTTCAAGCATGCAAACCCTCAGTGTTCCCATTACGGCAAACAAAGCCTCTACGTGGAATTATGAACTTTTAGAGTTCCTAACTGACTCTACTCAAGTGGGACTTCACTctttagaaatgaaaactgaaacaaTTGTGTAGGTTCTAGGAAGTAGAATTACTAATTAGAAGATGGATGTGTGTATTACTAGAAATTGCACATTAGAAAAGGACTCATCAGTAAATATTCTATTTTCACCATTTTTGAAATACTGTAATAATGAAAATGAGATAGAACTTTACTAATTTAGTATTGTAACACTTCATGTTTTATTTGAGCAATAGTGGTCAGTTATTTATTATCACATATTACTTTGCTATGTATTTTAGTTACTGGGTAATATAATTCAATGGACAGAGCTGCTATGCTGCAGAATTTCCTAGTATTATTTTAAAGACCAAAAAAGAGGAAGATTCATACCTTATCTGGCTTCACCAGCTGATTTTTGGattccttttttgttgctgcATATACAGTAATATATACAAATGGCAG
This genomic window contains:
- the APOOL gene encoding LOW QUALITY PROTEIN: MICOS complex subunit MIC27 (The sequence of the model RefSeq protein was modified relative to this genomic sequence to represent the inferred CDS: deleted 2 bases in 1 codon; substituted 1 base at 1 genomic stop codon) → MAAKVAKLAAVSSGLPFVYITVYAATKKESKNQLVKPDKLPIYSAPPLKSKYIEEQPGLLQQQLSAVRRTTSRYFGWCQSAYVFVKNGIMDSVQFGKDAYVYPNNPPPPEFLPKAAVITVSGLAGVVLARKGSRFKKIAHPLGLTAVGYSVCYPAQSVVIAQVTGKKLLCASHQTYEAVRSRWADKETVTKLQQESKPIMQEDKKKKGISSTKSESAVESXSFNRTEPAETERWSTEDPLPLTGTGKISKFKPHPKLVDHGQSSPEDVDMYSTRS